The proteins below come from a single Prolixibacter sp. NT017 genomic window:
- a CDS encoding esterase, whose amino-acid sequence MRNQLFLFLITLLLMSFSSMAQQALWGGPNIVSPEINKDHTVTFRIQAPDAKDVKLSGDWMPRQGWIPGSADMTKDTAGIWTYTTDVLSPELYSYNVVIDGVKTTDPNNVYLIRDVASVFNVFLIDGGQADLYKINDVPHGRVARCWYDSPGNNMTRRMTIYTPPGYENSKEKYPVLYLLHGMGGDEEAWIALGRTAQIMDNLIAQGKAKPMLVVMPNGNVAQQAAPGESPKGFYKPTMQLPHTMDGQYEATFKDIINFVESNYRVQANKAGRAIAGLSMGGFHSLHISRYYPNTFDYIGLFSPAIMPDPKVQSKVYADFDATLKKQMENGYKLYWIGIGKEDFLYKYVKEYREKLDAMGMPYVYRESDGGHIWKNWRIYLSEFAPKLFN is encoded by the coding sequence ATGAGAAACCAACTTTTTCTATTCCTGATTACTTTGCTCCTGATGAGTTTTTCATCCATGGCGCAACAAGCGTTGTGGGGAGGCCCCAACATCGTATCTCCTGAAATCAATAAAGACCACACCGTTACATTTCGTATTCAGGCTCCCGATGCCAAAGACGTTAAATTATCAGGCGACTGGATGCCCCGACAGGGATGGATTCCGGGCTCGGCCGATATGACCAAAGACACTGCCGGAATATGGACATACACTACGGATGTTTTATCTCCTGAATTATATAGCTACAACGTCGTTATCGACGGCGTAAAAACAACCGACCCAAATAATGTTTACCTGATTCGCGATGTGGCATCGGTATTCAATGTTTTTCTGATTGACGGCGGTCAGGCCGATTTGTACAAAATCAATGATGTCCCGCACGGAAGGGTAGCCAGATGTTGGTATGATTCGCCAGGAAACAATATGACTCGCCGGATGACTATCTACACTCCTCCCGGTTATGAAAATAGCAAAGAGAAATACCCTGTTTTATACCTGCTTCATGGAATGGGTGGCGATGAGGAAGCCTGGATTGCACTGGGAAGAACCGCCCAAATCATGGATAACCTGATTGCCCAGGGAAAAGCCAAACCGATGCTCGTGGTCATGCCTAACGGGAACGTGGCCCAGCAAGCTGCTCCGGGCGAGTCGCCTAAAGGCTTTTACAAACCAACGATGCAGTTGCCACACACCATGGACGGCCAATACGAAGCAACTTTCAAGGACATTATCAATTTTGTCGAAAGCAATTACCGCGTGCAGGCCAACAAAGCCGGACGTGCTATTGCAGGACTTTCTATGGGCGGTTTTCATTCGCTACACATTTCCCGTTATTATCCAAACACCTTCGACTATATCGGACTTTTCTCTCCGGCCATCATGCCTGACCCGAAAGTTCAGTCTAAAGTTTATGCCGATTTTGATGCCACGCTGAAAAAACAGATGGAAAACGGCTATAAACTCTACTGGATTGGAATCGGGAAAGAAGACTTCCTGTACAAATATGTGAAGGAATACAGAGAAAAACTGGATGCAATGGGAATGCCGTACGTCTACCGCGAAAGCGATGGAGGCCACATCTGGAAAAACTGGCGCATTTATCTCTCGGAGTTTGCTCCCAAACTATTCAATTAA
- a CDS encoding carboxylesterase/lipase family protein, with protein MDDLTRREFFRRTAFGILPALALPRLIYASFPFTSTDIKVETAFGKLLGSRTEGVNIFKGVPYAGSVSRERRFLTPAPLKAWTGVREAKRLGPPSIQGPNQTYGIDEPNPAEDCLTLNIWTPANDNKKRPVMVYSHGGGYTHGSAGSVAQDGSNLARMYDVVVVATNHRLGLLGYLYLDEIAGDEYAGSGNRGVQDIAIALKWVNENISAFGGDPNNVMIFGESGGGLKTSCLYAMPEAAPYFHKASIESGPGVMMKTADVAAETTELLLKQLGIARNDWRKLLKLPPSVLLDAQEQLRKMGDLSQIAGFHGIGAAGKGGFGPVVDGVVLPTHPFDPVAPSLSKEKPLLVGWNEDEFIFFAMFSGDTEAFQLTEEKLHQRIESILGDKARLVVDTYRKAYPKATPTQLFIAIRSILVMGLGSITIAERKTQQEGALAYLYNFGYKSDLKVPGTDYEFGSMHAMDIPFKFHNINNVLDKSGHRSSGMAGNRPERFAASDNMCQLWTSFARTSVPSAKEQPAWPAYNLSTRPLMRIDTQCSVINDRYKTVLKMWREILN; from the coding sequence ATGGACGACCTTACCAGAAGAGAATTTTTCCGTCGGACAGCATTTGGAATTCTTCCGGCTCTGGCCTTACCTCGCCTTATTTATGCTTCGTTCCCATTCACCTCTACCGATATAAAAGTGGAGACTGCCTTTGGAAAACTTCTCGGAAGCAGAACGGAAGGCGTAAATATTTTCAAAGGCGTCCCTTACGCAGGAAGTGTCTCCAGAGAACGGCGTTTTTTAACGCCAGCCCCGTTAAAAGCATGGACCGGAGTGAGAGAAGCTAAACGACTGGGACCTCCTTCTATTCAGGGTCCCAATCAAACATACGGTATCGATGAACCGAATCCTGCAGAGGATTGCCTGACACTCAATATCTGGACTCCCGCCAACGATAATAAAAAGCGGCCGGTAATGGTGTACAGTCATGGTGGGGGTTATACACACGGCTCCGCCGGAAGTGTGGCTCAGGATGGTTCTAACCTCGCCAGAATGTACGATGTCGTGGTGGTTGCCACTAATCACCGGTTGGGTTTACTCGGATATCTTTATCTCGATGAAATTGCCGGTGATGAATACGCCGGTTCAGGAAATCGCGGTGTTCAGGATATCGCTATCGCGCTGAAATGGGTGAATGAGAATATTTCTGCGTTTGGAGGCGATCCGAACAATGTCATGATCTTCGGTGAATCAGGTGGCGGATTGAAAACTTCCTGCCTGTATGCCATGCCCGAAGCGGCTCCCTATTTTCATAAAGCCTCCATCGAAAGCGGACCGGGTGTAATGATGAAAACAGCTGATGTCGCAGCTGAAACCACCGAGTTGTTACTGAAACAACTGGGAATAGCACGTAACGACTGGAGGAAACTCTTAAAACTTCCTCCTTCGGTACTTCTCGATGCGCAAGAGCAACTGCGAAAGATGGGAGACCTCTCTCAAATAGCCGGTTTCCATGGCATTGGTGCAGCCGGCAAAGGTGGGTTCGGTCCGGTGGTGGACGGAGTGGTCCTACCTACTCATCCGTTTGATCCGGTAGCCCCTTCCCTTTCGAAAGAAAAACCGTTGTTGGTCGGTTGGAACGAAGATGAATTTATCTTTTTTGCCATGTTCTCAGGCGATACAGAAGCCTTCCAACTAACGGAGGAAAAATTGCATCAACGAATTGAGTCTATTCTGGGAGATAAAGCGCGATTGGTTGTCGACACCTACCGGAAAGCTTACCCCAAAGCCACACCAACCCAGCTTTTCATTGCCATTCGCTCCATCCTGGTTATGGGATTGGGTTCCATTACCATCGCCGAAAGGAAAACACAACAGGAAGGTGCTCTTGCGTACCTCTACAACTTCGGGTACAAATCGGACTTGAAGGTTCCGGGTACGGATTATGAATTTGGCTCGATGCACGCGATGGACATTCCTTTTAAGTTTCACAACATCAATAATGTGCTGGATAAATCGGGTCACCGAAGTTCCGGTATGGCCGGCAATCGGCCTGAGCGCTTTGCAGCTTCGGACAACATGTGCCAACTGTGGACTTCCTTCGCCCGGACGAGTGTCCCTTCAGCAAAAGAACAACCAGCCTGGCCTGCGTATAATCTGAGCACCCGCCCGCTCATGAGAATCGATACCCAATGTTCAGTAATAAACGACCGCTACAAAACGGTGCTTAAAATGTGGAGAGAAATTCTAAACTAA
- a CDS encoding glycoside hydrolase family 3 C-terminal domain-containing protein, giving the protein MEEKINMLHAKHMFVSAGVERLGIADMIYADGPFGIREEMQPDGWMPLGCEKDKATFFPTGSALAATWSPELAYAYGTGMAREARLRGKDMILGPAINIQRIPTGGRTYEYLSEDPFLSSRLSVGYTEGVQDNGVATCLKHYALNNQENNRGTVNVIVGERAMREIYLPPFKAAVEEADAYGVMAAYNKVNGWWCAENDILLNKILRDQWGFAGMVISDWNGTHSTVDAISNGLNVEMPTQKYLGKALLDSVKAGLVSEDIIDQRVREILRVRLAIKPIPKEKANQEMTSQPAQQKIAYDVACKSIVLLKNDGSLPLDLSKKPVIAVIGANAKQTMGLGGMGAGVKTLYEVTPFEGLQNKIGDKAELVYAKGYEPIVFNFADFFKKKTPEELEKEAREKEITAKKLAAEAVDVASKADIVLFIGGDNRAVESEGRDRKDIKLPSGQDNLIQAIVRVNPNIITILTSGAPNDLNVVKPVSKALLISWFNGTEGGNALADVLVGNISPSGRLPFTLPMKLEDSPAYALGNYPQGKKGADVFADLVSQTEKVEKSKDDASEKELKNDPNTAIYSEESLVGYRWFDTKNIPVMYPFGYGLTYTNFDYTDLKTDKDTYGKDDVITVSFKLKNTGPVAADEIAQAYVHRINPSVEWPNKELKAFSRVTLKPGESKTVKLNIPVKSLQYWNEATQSWTDDLCNIELQVGANVSDIKLQKKIALM; this is encoded by the coding sequence TTGGAAGAAAAAATAAACATGCTGCATGCCAAGCACATGTTTGTTTCGGCTGGTGTAGAGCGTTTGGGAATAGCTGACATGATTTATGCCGACGGACCGTTTGGTATCCGCGAAGAAATGCAGCCCGATGGTTGGATGCCCTTAGGATGTGAAAAGGACAAAGCCACTTTTTTCCCAACCGGATCGGCGTTGGCCGCGACCTGGAGCCCGGAACTAGCTTATGCTTATGGTACCGGAATGGCCAGGGAAGCACGCTTGCGCGGAAAAGATATGATTCTTGGACCGGCCATCAATATTCAACGTATCCCAACCGGAGGGCGCACTTATGAATATTTGAGTGAAGACCCTTTTTTAAGCTCAAGACTATCGGTTGGTTATACCGAAGGAGTTCAGGATAACGGCGTAGCAACCTGCCTAAAACACTATGCGCTGAACAACCAGGAAAACAACCGGGGAACCGTAAATGTAATTGTCGGTGAACGTGCCATGCGCGAAATCTACCTGCCTCCGTTTAAAGCGGCAGTTGAAGAGGCCGATGCATATGGCGTTATGGCCGCTTACAACAAAGTGAACGGCTGGTGGTGTGCCGAAAATGATATATTACTGAATAAGATTTTACGTGACCAATGGGGCTTCGCCGGCATGGTGATTTCCGACTGGAACGGTACACACAGCACTGTTGATGCCATTAGCAACGGTCTCAATGTTGAAATGCCCACTCAAAAATACCTTGGAAAAGCCCTGCTTGATTCTGTAAAGGCAGGATTGGTATCGGAGGACATAATTGATCAGCGTGTTCGCGAAATACTCAGGGTCAGACTGGCCATTAAGCCAATCCCGAAAGAAAAAGCCAACCAGGAAATGACTTCTCAACCGGCACAGCAGAAAATTGCTTACGATGTAGCCTGCAAATCAATTGTATTGTTGAAGAATGACGGTTCACTTCCGTTAGATCTTAGCAAAAAACCTGTAATTGCAGTTATTGGAGCCAACGCCAAACAAACCATGGGACTTGGCGGAATGGGAGCAGGTGTTAAAACCTTGTATGAGGTTACACCGTTTGAGGGCCTGCAAAACAAAATTGGAGATAAAGCCGAATTGGTTTATGCAAAAGGATACGAACCGATTGTTTTCAATTTCGCTGATTTTTTCAAGAAAAAAACACCTGAGGAACTTGAAAAAGAAGCCCGCGAAAAAGAAATCACAGCCAAAAAATTAGCCGCTGAAGCCGTAGATGTAGCATCAAAAGCTGATATTGTGTTATTCATCGGTGGGGACAACAGGGCCGTGGAAAGTGAAGGAAGAGACAGGAAAGACATTAAACTTCCGTCAGGACAGGATAATTTAATTCAGGCAATTGTCAGGGTAAACCCCAATATTATTACCATACTTACAAGTGGTGCACCGAACGACCTCAATGTTGTAAAACCCGTTTCTAAAGCATTGCTTATTTCATGGTTTAACGGCACCGAAGGTGGAAATGCGTTGGCCGATGTACTGGTAGGAAATATTTCGCCGAGTGGTCGTTTGCCATTCACCCTTCCCATGAAGCTCGAAGATTCGCCGGCTTATGCCTTAGGTAATTATCCGCAGGGAAAGAAAGGTGCCGATGTCTTTGCCGATCTGGTTTCGCAAACGGAGAAAGTGGAGAAATCGAAAGACGATGCATCGGAGAAAGAATTAAAAAATGACCCGAATACGGCCATCTATTCCGAAGAATCGCTGGTCGGTTACCGCTGGTTCGACACAAAGAATATTCCTGTAATGTATCCTTTTGGCTACGGTCTTACCTATACCAATTTTGACTACACCGATTTGAAAACCGACAAGGATACCTACGGAAAGGATGATGTTATCACTGTTTCATTCAAACTGAAGAATACCGGCCCGGTAGCAGCCGACGAAATTGCTCAGGCATATGTCCATCGCATCAATCCATCCGTCGAATGGCCGAATAAAGAACTTAAAGCATTCTCGAGAGTAACTTTAAAACCGGGTGAAAGTAAAACAGTTAAACTGAATATTCCGGTAAAAAGCCTTCAATATTGGAATGAAGCAACACAGTCCTGGACCGACGACCTTTGTAATATCGAATTACAGGTTGGCGCCAATGTGTCCGATATTAAACTTCAAAAAAAGATTGCCTTAATGTAA